Proteins from a genomic interval of Zingiber officinale cultivar Zhangliang chromosome 1B, Zo_v1.1, whole genome shotgun sequence:
- the LOC122046570 gene encoding protein P21-like: MATSTNAVLCFLLLLLLLLLPLSNNAATIEIVNSCSFTVWAAWASTSPKTGGGNQLNPGQTWTINVTAGTDLGRIWARTGCSFDRSGRGNCQTGDCGGVLQCQDYGRPPNTLAEFSLNQFSDLDYFGISNVEGYNVGIAFSPTSGGCGGVRCSANIVGECPAELRAPGGCNNPCTVFGTPQYCCTDGTCGPTVYSRFFKTRCPDAYSYPQAYSYPQHDETSTVICPSGHNYKVTFCPINNFIICIQLNRTDLGSSKSWSVGGY, from the coding sequence ATGGCAACATCAACCAACGCCGTGCTCtgtttcctcctcctcctcctcctcctcctcctccctctgTCCAATAACGCCGCAACCATCGAGATCGTCAACAGCTGCTCCTTCACTGTCTGGGCCGCATGGGCCTCCACCAGCCCCAAGACAGGCGGCGGTAACCAGCTCAACCCGGGTCAGACCTGGACCATCAACGTCACCGCCGGCACCGACCTCGGCCGGATCTGGGCCCGCACCGGGTGCTCCTTCGACAGAAGCGGCCGCGGTAACTGCCAGACCGGCGACTGCGGCGGGGTGCTGCAGTGCCAGGACTACGGCCGGCCGCCCAATACCCTCGCCGAATTCTCCCTCAACCAGTTCAGCGACCTCGACTACTTCGGCATCTCCAACGTGGAGGGCTACAACGTGGGGATAGCCTTCAGCCCCACCAGCGGCGGGTGCGGAGGGGTCCGGTGCTCCGCCAACATCGTGGGGGAGTGCCCGGCGGAGCTGAGGGCGCCGGGGGGCTGCAACAACCCCTGCACCGTGTTCGGGACGCCCCAGTACTGCTGCACCGATGGAACTTGTGGGCCCACGGTTTATTCGAGGTTCTTTAAGACGCGGTGCCCCGACGCCTATAGCTACCCGCAGGCCTACAGCTACCCGCAGCACGACGAGACCAGCACGGTCATCTGCCCCAGCGGGCACAACTACAAGGTCACCTTCTGCcccattaataattttataatttgcaTACAATTAAACCGCACCGATTTGGGCTCGTCGAAATCGTGGTCAGTTGGCGGATATTAA
- the LOC122046558 gene encoding uncharacterized protein LOC122046558 isoform X2: MGTFNFCQIENACLSYGACGKSTLFFQERNSTRQTVKEDKSSVYEDWREFIEPLVLSGTWNLDPDRFGVEQYFSAKTLVSSRSFQIDSCYGFGMVPLADLFNHKTGAEHVHFTSVTSSSSSDDDGDSDISYESHDGESSIVNSNTRSSGKDDTNLEMIIVKYAEAGCEVFNTYGIIGNAALLYRYGFTEPDNQYDIVNIDLALVVRWCSSAFSGRYCRARVSCWRKLNYLGSANQHCEYFEISCDGEPELELLVLLYIIFLQEEDYEKLGYMSDALVNLDESTAIVKLVKATSNKRMKMDQETSGDIKELLVSDNVCFALSSLADLRESLYGSSSVEEDTKKIERCCDMKERKAYHSLVLRKCERLILGRLRDYASKRSSKKKL, encoded by the exons ATGGGTACCTTCAACTTTTGCCAGATAGAGAATGCGTGCCTCTCGTATGGAGCTTGCGGGAAGTCGACGCTTTTCTTTCAGGAACGGAACTCCACAAG GCAGACAGTAAAGGAAGACAAGAGTTCTGTGTATGAGGATTGGAGAGAATTTATAGAGCCCTTAGTTTTATCTGGCACATGGAATCTTGATCCAGATAGGTTTGGTGTTGAGCAATATTTTTCAGCCAAGACTCTAGTTTCATCAAGATCATTTCAAATTGATAGTTGCTACGGATTTGGAATGGTGCCTTTAGCTGATCT CTTCAATCACAAAACAGGAGCTGAACATGTCCATTTTACCTCAGTAACTTCTTCATCTAGCTCAGATGATGATGGAGATAGTGATATCAGTTATGAGTCTCATGATGGTGAATCATCAATCGTGAATTCAAATACTAGAtcttcag gAAAAGATGATACTAATCTTGAAATGATTATTGTTAAATATGCTGAGGCAGGATGTGAG GTGTTCAACACTTACGGCATCATCGGCAATGCTGCTCTTCTTTACAGATATGGTTTCACCGAACCCGACAACCAATACGACATTGTGAACATTGATCTGGCACTGGTAGTCAGATGGTGTTCCTCGGCCTTCTCTGGTCGCTATTGTAGAGCAAGGGTTTCATGCTGGAGAAAGCTAAATTATTTAGGTTCTGCCAATCAACACTGTGAATACTTTGAGATTTCATGCGATGGAGAACCAGAATTGGAGCTTCTCGTCCTACTTTACATAATTTTTTTACAAGAGGAGGATTATGAAAAACTGGGATATATGTCCGATGCATTAGTTAATCTGGATGAGTCCACTGCCATTGTCAAATTAGTCAAGGCCACAAGCAATAAACGCATGAAAATGGATCAGGAAACATCTGGAGATATCAAGGAGCTACTGGTATCAGACAACGTTTGTTTCGCACTAAGTTCACTTGCTGATCTGAGGGAAAGTTTGTATGGAAGTAGCTCGGTAGAGGAAGATACCAAAAAGATTGAAAGATGCTGTGATATGAAAGAGAGGAAGGCGTACCATTCTCTTGTGCTGCGGAAGTGTGAAAGGCTGATTCTCGGCAGGCTAAGAGATTATGCATCAAAAAGATCGAGTAAGAAGAAGCTGTAG
- the LOC122046558 gene encoding ribosomal lysine N-methyltransferase 3-like isoform X1, with amino-acid sequence MTRRIRAFKRWMKSHDFDCSDALEIVDDGCVGGGISVRAVCDLKEGDLVATIPKSACLTIQTSGAREMIESAGLAGSLGLAVAVMYERSLGPASPWHGYLQLLPDRECVPLVWSLREVDAFLSGTELHKTVKEDKSSVYEDWREFIEPLVLSGTWNLDPDRFGVEQYFSAKTLVSSRSFQIDSCYGFGMVPLADLFNHKTGAEHVHFTSVTSSSSSDDDGDSDISYESHDGESSIVNSNTRSSGKDDTNLEMIIVKYAEAGCEVFNTYGIIGNAALLYRYGFTEPDNQYDIVNIDLALVVRWCSSAFSGRYCRARVSCWRKLNYLGSANQHCEYFEISCDGEPELELLVLLYIIFLQEEDYEKLGYMSDALVNLDESTAIVKLVKATSNKRMKMDQETSGDIKELLVSDNVCFALSSLADLRESLYGSSSVEEDTKKIERCCDMKERKAYHSLVLRKCERLILGRLRDYASKRSSKKKL; translated from the exons ATGACTCG GCGGATTAGAGCTTTCAAGCGATGGATGAAATCCCACGACTTCGACTGCAGCGATGCCCTGGAGATCGTTGACGACGGATGTGTCGGCGGAGGCATATCGGTCAGAGCTGTTTGCGACCTGAAGGAAGGGGACCTTGTGGCCACCATTCCCAAGAGCGCTTGCCTCACTATTCAGACTTCGGGTGCGCGCGAAATGATCGAAAGCGCTGGCTTGGCGGGATCTCTTGGCTTGGCGGTGGCCGTAATGTACGAGAGGAGCTTAGGACCCGCATCTCCGTGGCATGGGTACCTTCAACTTTTGCCAGATAGAGAATGCGTGCCTCTCGTATGGAGCTTGCGGGAAGTCGACGCTTTTCTTTCAGGAACGGAACTCCACAAG ACAGTAAAGGAAGACAAGAGTTCTGTGTATGAGGATTGGAGAGAATTTATAGAGCCCTTAGTTTTATCTGGCACATGGAATCTTGATCCAGATAGGTTTGGTGTTGAGCAATATTTTTCAGCCAAGACTCTAGTTTCATCAAGATCATTTCAAATTGATAGTTGCTACGGATTTGGAATGGTGCCTTTAGCTGATCT CTTCAATCACAAAACAGGAGCTGAACATGTCCATTTTACCTCAGTAACTTCTTCATCTAGCTCAGATGATGATGGAGATAGTGATATCAGTTATGAGTCTCATGATGGTGAATCATCAATCGTGAATTCAAATACTAGAtcttcag gAAAAGATGATACTAATCTTGAAATGATTATTGTTAAATATGCTGAGGCAGGATGTGAG GTGTTCAACACTTACGGCATCATCGGCAATGCTGCTCTTCTTTACAGATATGGTTTCACCGAACCCGACAACCAATACGACATTGTGAACATTGATCTGGCACTGGTAGTCAGATGGTGTTCCTCGGCCTTCTCTGGTCGCTATTGTAGAGCAAGGGTTTCATGCTGGAGAAAGCTAAATTATTTAGGTTCTGCCAATCAACACTGTGAATACTTTGAGATTTCATGCGATGGAGAACCAGAATTGGAGCTTCTCGTCCTACTTTACATAATTTTTTTACAAGAGGAGGATTATGAAAAACTGGGATATATGTCCGATGCATTAGTTAATCTGGATGAGTCCACTGCCATTGTCAAATTAGTCAAGGCCACAAGCAATAAACGCATGAAAATGGATCAGGAAACATCTGGAGATATCAAGGAGCTACTGGTATCAGACAACGTTTGTTTCGCACTAAGTTCACTTGCTGATCTGAGGGAAAGTTTGTATGGAAGTAGCTCGGTAGAGGAAGATACCAAAAAGATTGAAAGATGCTGTGATATGAAAGAGAGGAAGGCGTACCATTCTCTTGTGCTGCGGAAGTGTGAAAGGCTGATTCTCGGCAGGCTAAGAGATTATGCATCAAAAAGATCGAGTAAGAAGAAGCTGTAG